The following proteins are co-located in the Acanthochromis polyacanthus isolate Apoly-LR-REF ecotype Palm Island chromosome 7, KAUST_Apoly_ChrSc, whole genome shotgun sequence genome:
- the LOC110963346 gene encoding chromaffin granule amine transporter, with the protein MAWLHQSRGSPRLVLVVVCVALLLDNMLLTVVVPIIPTFLYAMEHPSPEPQTTQPSLLPLPGLGASRLGTAASQLPSSDLRTSQLPRLPQPSHSAPVLGPESEQPPSTFSPLVSLFDNKTFSLQENRAEATPDTKPTDPTGPTSEVNDTAESSCLQDSVFLEEENVRVGLLFASKALVQLLVNPFVGPLTNRIGYHIPMFAGFIIMFVSTIMFAFSGTYALLFFARSLQGIGSSFSSVAGLGMLASVYTDDEERGIAMGVALGGLAMGVLIGAPFGSVMYDFVGKSAPFLILAFLALFDGALQLCILQPSKISPGSVEGTPLLTLLKDPYILISAGSLCFANMGVAILEPTLPIWMMQTMCSPKWQLGMAFLPASISYLIGTNLFGVLANKMGRWLCSMLGMFIVGVSLLCVPFATSIYGLIGPNGGLGFAIGMVDSSMMAIMGYLVDIRHASVYGSVYAIADVALCMGFAIGPSTGGALVQAVGFPCLMVFIGVINILYAPLCFLLRNPEVREEKMAIIDQECVMHRKSYNTHKESREFPLSDYSEEEETEE; encoded by the exons ATGGCGTGGCTCCATCAGAGTCGAGGTTCTCCCAGACTCGTCCTGGTTGTGGTTTGTGTTGCTCTACTGCTcgacaacatgctgctgactgTAGTCG TGCCAATCATCCCAACATTTCTCTATGCCATGGAGCACCCCAGTCCGGAGCCCCAGACCACCCAGCCTTCCCTGCTCCCTCTGCCCGGCCTCGGTGCTTCCCGCCTGGGCACCGCGGCCTCACAGCTCCCCTCCTCTGACCTCCGGACCTCCCAGCTCCCACGGTTGCCTCAGCCCAGCCACAGTGCTCCGGTCCTGGGTCCGGAGTCGGAGCAGCCTCCCTCCACCTTCTCTCCTCTGGTGTCCCTGTTTGACAACAAGACCTTCAGCCTGCAGGAGAACCGGGCCGAAGCCACGCCGGACACCAAACCTACGGACCCGACCGGACCGACCTCGGAGGTCAATGACACCGCT gaGTCCTCCTGTCTTCAGGACAGTGTTTTTCTTGAGGAGGAAAATGTTCGAGTTGGTTTGTTGTTTGCGTCTAAAGCTCTCGTCCAGCTGCTCGTCAACCCGTTTGTTGGTCCGCTCACCAACAG GATCGGTTACCACATCCCCATGTTTGCTGGTTTCATCATCATGTTTGTGTCTACCATCA tgtttgCGTTTTCAGGAACCTACGCTCTGCTGTTCTTCGCTCGGTCTCTGCAGGGAATCGGCTCGTCCTTCTCCTCAGTGGCAG GTCTGGGGATGTTGGCCAGCGTTTACACCGACGACGAGGAAAGAGGCATCGCGATGGGCGTGGCTCTGGGAGGACTGGCCATGGGAGTCCTGA TCGGAGCGCCATTCGGCAGCGTGATGTACGACTTCGTGGGGAAGAGCGCCCCCTTCCTGATCCTTGCCTTCCTGGCCTTGTTTGATGGAG CGTTGCAGCTTTGCATCCTGCAGCCTTCGAAGATCTCTCCTGGG agtgTGGAGGGAACGCCGCTACTGACGCTCCTGAAAGATCCGTACATCCTCATCAGTGCAG GCTCTCTGTGCTTCGCCAACATGGGCGTGGCCATCCTGGAGCCCACGCTGCCCATCTGGATGATGCAGACCATGTGCTCTCCTAAATGGCAACTTG GTATGGCCTTCCTCCCTGCCAGCATCTCCTACCTGATTGGAACAAACCTGTTTGGCGTTCTGGCCAACAAGATGGGACG GTGGCTCTGCTCCATGTTGGGGATGTTCATCGTCGGCGTCAGTCTGCTGTGT GTTCCTTTTGCCACCAGCATCTACGGTCTAATTGGACCAAACGGAGGTCTGGGCTTCGCTATCG GTATGGTGGACTCCTCTATGATGGCCATCATGGGTTACCTGGTCGACATCCGCCACGCCTCCGTCTACGGCAGCGTCTACGCCATTGCCGACGTGGCGCTGTGTATGGGCTTCGCTATTG GACCGTCCACGGGGGGTGCTCTGGTGCAGGCGGTGGGTTTTCCCTGCCTCATGGTGTTTATCGGAGTCATCAACATCCTGTACGCTCCTCTCTGCTTCCTGTTGCGGAACCCTGAAGTCCGAGAGGAGAAAATG GCGATCATCGACCAGGAGTGTGTGATGCACAGGAAAAGCTACAACACACACAAGGAGAGTCGAGAGTTTCCTCTGAGCGACTACagcgaagaagaagaaacagaggaATGA